A genome region from Anopheles stephensi strain Indian chromosome 2, UCI_ANSTEP_V1.0, whole genome shotgun sequence includes the following:
- the LOC118507426 gene encoding E3 ubiquitin-protein ligase TM129-like, which translates to MVPHIVYCIIFVMLFFFTIFPTSEMESVGLTVNQLCTHYLAAETDFVLYHLKATSVKLLIHSAMPFGYVIFIWLMAWMNPDELVMQQNASSYAETAWAAFCTGSGTLLLVAMLTVFYWAMDGWSHHPIAKQLHLLTTPDLPDWRSVATNINDEYRRDTKISIRSNAISTLVVTESWIIKTNMYVHNIVPQSEAQLCAYKIDRKEVITDTLESAEFVNILVKPQVSRVRPFIIRINISHIKELRDRLNRPMLVMPSVQFRSLTERFVEAFKEEVAQNPTIASTFVPEDGDCCLACLQAQPDVKIVKYCLDESVTGAPLPDSERCQPCGCRPLWCVGCLATWFASQQRRVDRDTWLSKKTTCPMCRARFCVRDVCYLENRVPAQQTEE; encoded by the exons ATGGTACCGCACATCGTGTACTGCATCATATTCGTGATGCTGTTCTTTTTTACGATTTTCCCTACGTCGGAAATGGAATCGGTCGGGCTGACTGTGAATCAGCTGTGCACACACTACCTGGCGGCCGAAACCGATTTCGTGCTGTACCATCTGAAGGCGACTAGCGTGAAGCTGCTGATCCACTCAGCGATGCCGTTCGGGTACGTCATCTTCATATGGTTGATGGCGTGGATGAATCCGGACGAGCTCGTAATGCAGCAGAATGCATCCTCGTACGCCGAGACTGCCTGGGCAGCGTTCTGTACCGGCTCCGGTACGTTGCTGCTCGTAGCCATGCTTACCGTGTTCTACTGGGCAATGGACGGTTGGAGCCATCATCCGATCGCGAAACAGCTGCACCTTTTGACGACCCCCGACCTACCGGACTGGCGGTCCGTCGCCACCAACATTAACGACGAGTATCGGCG GGATACCAAAATCTCCATACGCTCAAACGCCATCTCAACACTGGTGGTGACGGAAAGTTGGatcattaaaacaaacatgTACGTGCACAACATCGTCCCGCAGAGTGAGGCGCAGTTGTGCGCGTACAAG ATCGACAGAAAGGAAGTGATCACCGATACGCTCGAATCGGCCGAGTTCGTAAACATCCTAGTCAAGCCTCAGGTGAGCCGGGTCCGGCCGTTCATCATTCGCATCAACATCAGCCACATCAAGGAGCTGCGCGATCGCCTGAATCGCCCCATGCTGGTGATGCCCTCGGTGCAGTTTCGTTCGCTCACCGAACGGTTTGTGGAAGCGTTCAAGGAGGAGGTGGCGCAAAATCCGACCATAGCCAGCACGTTCGTTCCGGAGGACGGTGATTGTTGTCTCGCGTGCCTGCAGGCTCAGCCAGACGTGAAGATTGTCAAGTACTGCCTGGACGAGAGCGTGACCGGTGCGCCACTGCCCGATTCGGAACGCTGCCAACCGTGCGGTTGTCGGCCGTTGTGGTGTGTCGGTTGTTTGGCGACCTGGTTCGCGTCGCAACAGCGACGAGTCGATCGCGATACGTGGCTGAGCAAGAAAACGACCTGCCCGATGTGCCGGGCTCGGTTTTGTGTGCGTGACGTATGCTACCTCGAGAACCGTGTGCCGGCGCAACAAACCGAAGAATAA
- the LOC118507425 gene encoding transmembrane protein 39A: MTVTNRRYHRGHLPTSSHFQPPASTASSPNALATVGGSSNSSNSGNTNNTVDSNGEEDGSAMFTPFPKHVPYPNVEQSSELMNELLIFCFTILASATQFLHLYRSVWWLPNSYNRQAVNFYLIDWDLAIFIDIMASRRLLYCCILKFIDANCPEAYVEVSKRAAKYTFLAFVVVSFAVCGAQIFQKASYIHLFVLSYPLVLYLMIFGLNLEQFLRTIVDTEPNCINGMPLHSCSSNPNSIRTEIDALKTDFNSRCKQVIFTSLLNAYYAGFVPCVLASKHLYYNNFWTTQHLACVFVGGFTMCVTYCFPMRYCDVFHRAALHLGQWHRVNNRSSSVPAYTWSKTNIYPHGTYVRHMGEVYRSVGYCTSAIPANSSHYRFYAIFSYHVVIYMSLFAVQMLLIVLQLVIFALTPEWQNVLSVGFLLLTNFFTLFRIARDYFIARRIYASEPLYLGMKLQ, encoded by the exons ATGACTGTAACGAACAGACGGTACCATCGGGGACACCTTCCAACGTCGAGCCATTTTCAGCCCCCGGCCAGTACTGCTTCTTCCCCCAATGCGTTAGCGACGGTCGGtggtagcagcaacagcagcaacagtggcaACACGAACAACACCGTGGACAGTAATGGCGAGGAGGATGGCAGTGCCATGTTTACGCCGTTTCCCAAACACGTGCCATATCCGAACGTGGAGCAAAGCTCGGAACTAATGAACGAGCTGCTCATTTTCTGCTTCACAATCCTTGCCAGTGCGACTCAGTTTTTGCACCTGTACCGGTCGGTCTGGTGGCTGCCGAACTCGTACAACCGGCAAGCTGTG AACTTTTACCTAATCGACTGGGATCTTGCCATCTTTATCGACATTATGGCCAGCCGGCGGCTGCTGTACTGTTGCATACTGAAGTTCATCGATGCGAACTGTCCGGAAGCGTACGTGGAAGTGAGCAAACGGGCGGCCAAGTACACCTTTCTGGCGTTTGTGGTGGTTTCGTTTGCCGTTTGTGGGGCACAAATTTTCCAGAAAGCCAGCTACATCCATCTGTTCGTGTTGAGCTACCCGTTGGTGCTGTACCTCATGATATTTGGGCTGAATTTGGAACAGTTCCTGCGTACCATCGTCGATACGGAACCGAACTGTATCAACGGGATGCCACTGCACAGCTGTTCGTCCAATCCGAACTCGATCCGTACCGAAATCGATGCACTCAAGACGGACTTTAACAGCCGGTGCAAGCAAGTTATCTTCACGTCGCTGCTGAACGCGTACTATGCCGGGTTTGTTCCGTGCGTGCTCGCATCGAAGCATCTGTACTACAACAATTTCTGGACGACGCAGCATTTggcctgtgtgtttgtgggcgGTTTTACCATGTGCGTGACGTATTGCTTCCCGATGCGCTACTGCGATGTGTTTCACCGGGCCGCGCTACACCTTGGCCAGTGGCACCGGGTGAACAATCGGTCGAGCAGTGTGCCAGCGTACACCTGGTCGAAGACGAACATTTACCCGCACGGTACGTACGTGCGGCACATGGGAGAGGTGTATCGATCCGTGGGCTATTGCACTTCGGCCATACCGGCCAACAGCAGCCATTATAGATTTTAC GCAATATTTAGCTATCATGTCGTCATATACATGTCCCTGTTTGCAGTTCAGATGTTGCTGATAGTACTGCAACTTGTCATATTTGCTCTAACACCGGAATGGCAGAACGTGCTGTCGGTTGGCTTTCTGTTGCTGACCAACTTTTTCACGCTGTTTCGGATCGCACGTGATTACTTCATTGCTCGTCGGATTTATGCTAGCGAACCGCTGTACCTCGGCATGAAgctgcagtag
- the LOC118507427 gene encoding LYR motif-containing protein 2-like yields the protein MSKIPKAALSLKQFMLRQEVLKLYRTIFRTIRQVPDASNRRELREWARADFRNNKNQTDELAIKMLLQHGNRNLKELQTSLELSGTGPGSNSDAKVS from the exons ATGTCGAAAATACCAAAAGCAGCACTAAGCCTGAAGCAG TTTATGCTGCGGCAAGAAGTGCTTAAGCTATACCGGACCATATTTCGTACTATCCGGCAAGTTCCGGATGCCAGTAACCGACGTGAGCTACGGGAATGGGCCAGAGCAGACTTTCGCAACAACAAGAACCAAACGGATGAGCTGGCCATCAAGATGCTGCTTCAGCATGGCAACCGGAATTTGAAGGAGCTGCAGACCAGTCTCGAGCTCAGCGGGACTGGGCCGGGCAGCAATTCGGACGCGAAGGTCAGCTAA